The following proteins are co-located in the Colletotrichum lupini chromosome 4, complete sequence genome:
- a CDS encoding RmlD substrate binding domain-containing protein: MAGKDVVVTGATGLLGRQVARAFDMKSWNVKGTGYSRADGVSVFKVDLGKTSDVEKFLDESKPQVVVHCAAQRFPDKVDSDPDAARALNVEATRSLAKLCAARSTLLIYISTDYVFSGKQGDAPYEAEAETGPTNLYGQTKLDGERAVLEEYRAAGRAGLGLVLRVPVLYGKAETPAESATNVLMDTLWKTQDGGAKVKMDHWAIRYPTNTEDIGRVCHDIAEKYLGAEDRSSFPKILQFSSEDKMTKYEICQKFADIMDLSMDGIIANTEGNDPNASVQRPYDCHLSTRALKDLGIDVSTSDFIGWWRREVHAFRH, from the exons ATGGCGGGTAAAGATGTGGTTGTGACCGGAGCCACTGGTCTCCTCGGAAGACAGGTAGCGCGGGCGTTTGACATGAAGAGTTGGAACGTCAAGGGTACGGGATACTCTCGCGCCGATGGCGTCTCCGTCTTCAAAGTCGACCTCGGCAAGACCTCTGATGTTGAAAAGTTTCTTGATGAATCCAA GCCACAGGTAGTTGTGCACT GCGCCGCCCAGAGGTTCCCAGACAAGGTGGACAGCGACCCGGACGCCGCCCGCGCCCTCAACGTCGAGGCCACACGGTCTCTCGCCAAGCTCTGCGCCGCCCGCTCGACCTTGCTCATCTACATCTCGACCGACTACGTCTTCTCGGGAAAGCAAGGTGACGCCCCCTACGAGGCTGAAGCGGAGACGGGGCCGACGAACCTCTATGGCCAGACCAAGCTGGACGGCGAGCGCGCCGTACTGGAGGAGTACAGGGCTGCCGGCCGCGCGGGTCTGGGTCTCGTCCTTCGTGTGCCTGTGCTGTACGGAAAGGCGGAAACGCCGGCGGAGAGCGCAACCAATGTTCTCATGGACACGCTGTGGAAGACGCAGGACGGGGGCGCCAAGGTGAAGATGGATCACTGGGCGATCCGGTACCCGACCAACACGGAGGATATTGGGCGCGTGTGTCATG ATATCGCCGAAAAGTACCTCGGGGCCGAGGACCGTAGCTCGTTCCCCAAGATCCTGCAGTTTTCCAGTGAGGACAAGATGACAAAGTACGAAATTTGCCAAAAGTTTGCGGATATTATGGATCTCTCCATGGACGGCATCATTGCGAACACGGAGGGCAACGACCCGAACGCGAGTGTCCAGCGGCCGTACGACTGTCATCTTAGCACGCGGGCTCTCAAGGACCTGGGTATTGATGTGTCGACAAGTGACTTCATCGGGTGGTGGAGGCGCGAAGTGCATGCTTTCCGGCACTGA
- a CDS encoding CFEM domain-containing protein — protein sequence MSQAVAALVHAAQLRDTSSTSAALPPITDDYPYPYSSLQHTGFVVLFFFPTIALLVVGLRVYSRVSTKQFGWDDGLICFAMADSIAETAASYMGMRLGFIGIHVSDIPLEADSRLGSLWNYIIQLLYNPILAIVKTSVLMFLLRLSGQKRSVRYAIHALNVFNIALGIAIFTTIIFQCQPISYFWEKAGRNPPTEGKCIDMAAFYVSTASLTIFTDVLALALPFWIFLGLKMPLRVKMALLAVFGLGAVVTAVSVLRLAWLIEISYHINQQDPTYDIRFTYSAVETNLAIITASAPALRGLFLRWFPKFFASLKSSSNGRYGGGYVRSGDPTKKSRNTVATATATTGTRGRSNTARNAADAFQLKSMKGRSEIRGHSPTTSEEEIMTYDGIMRTTEVNIVYDERRDSTPRGGGGRRDAAPRDRDRDAGAGKRDYDAKLYSTTSSGSF from the exons ATGTCTCAGGCCGTAGCGGCGCTGGTCCACGCGGCTCAGTTAAGGGACACAAGTAGCACCTCGGCGGCGCTGCCACCCATCACCGACGACTATCCGTACCCTTATTCCTCTCTGCAACATACCGGTTTCGTTGTGCTATTCTTCTTTCCGACGATTGCTCTCCTCGTGGTAGGCCTACGGGTGTATAGTCGAGTCTCAACCAAACAATTTGGCTGGG ATGATGGCTTGATTTGCTTTGCCATG GCAGATTCCATTGCCGAGACAGCAGCATCATACATGGGAATGCGGTTAGGATTCATCGGCATTCACGTCAGCGACATACCCCTCGAAGCCGACAGCCGCCTCGGGAGCCTCTGGAACTACATCATCCAGCTGCTGTACAACCCAATCCTGGCCATCGTCAAGACGTCGGTGCTCATGTTCCTGCTGCGGCTCAGCGGCCAGAAGAGGTCGGTCCGGTACGCCATCCACGCGCTTAACGTCTTCAACATTGCGCTCGGCATCGCCATCTTCACGACGATCATCTTCCAGTGCCAGCCCATCAGCTACTTTTGGGAAAAGGCGGGTCGGAACCCGCCGACGGAGGGCAAGTGTATCGACATGGCCGCCTTCTACGTCAGCACCGCCTCCCTCACCATCTTCACCGACGTGCTGGCCCTGGCCTTGCCCTTTTGGATCTTCCTCGGGCTCAAGATGCCTCTCCGCGTCAAGATGGCGCTTCTTGCAGTATTTGGGCTCGGCGCTGT TGTCACCGCCGTCAGTGTCCTCCGCCTCGCATGGCTAATCGAGATATCCTATCACATCAACCAGCAAGACCCGACCTACGACATCCGCTTCACCTACTCCGCCGTCGAAACGAACCTAGCCATCATCACAGCCTCTGCTCCCGCGCTGCGCGGCCTCTTCCTCCGTTGGTTCCCCAAGTTCTTCGCCTCCCTCAAGAGCTCCTCCAACGGTCGCTATGGAGGCGGCTACGTGCGCAGCGGCGATCCGACCAAGAAGTCCCGCAACACGGTGGCGACGGCGACGGCTACGACGGGAACCAGAGGCCGCTCGAATACCGCGCGCAACGCCGCCGACGCGTTTCAGCTCAAGAGCATGAAAGGCCGGTCCGAGATCCGGGGCCACTCACCCACTACGAGCGAGGAGGAGATTATGACGTACGACGGGATCATGCGCACGACGGAAGTGAATATCGTGTACGACGAACGAAGGGATTCGACGCCGCGTGGGGGCGGCGGGAGGAGAGATGCTGCGCCTAGGGATAGGGATAGGGATGCGGGTGCGGGCAAACGCGATTACGACGCAAAGCTATATTCGACGACCAGCTCGGGAAGTTTCTGA
- a CDS encoding FAD binding domain-containing protein: protein MSSMRSLLTAALLSVSHLAAAQTIVVDGQEVAADASTVAPAAEVADVSIASTSAGLSEGEKLQLTDAVLANLTALQLSNISLFGFEDGSSVKKRSLFGRCKTYPGDLLYPIGLVWDIFNLLLGGALTKTIPEASVCYDDFGNYDQAKCDFLTANWVNGSYYHTEDPTAINAVLFEGLNCMPPTINVGETNCKVGGLPSYVVEATTVAHVQLAVNFARNLNLRLVVKNTGHDFGAKSTGYGALSIWTHKFKNIDFYESYQQDSYSGPAFKLGAGVQAYEIYEAANKYGVTAVGGEGQTVGVMGGYVQGGGHSPMSGLYGMAADNVLSFEVVTADGRFVTASESQNSDLFWAIRGGGGSTYGVVTSAVVKAQPKMNITTMTFAFSSGDNLTTDQFWTALRFYFDGFVEYAVDNANYGYFRIQNLGTSFAFDMGPWWAPNMTKTELADLAAPLFAKWATMGLVVEPVYTEYDNFYSAWQNSFPLEPWGSNAIRQASRLFPRANWEDETKLNATFEAIKSVSEEGGYIVAFNMMAAPKTGYPDNAVNPAWREAVMHCITAALWDPTANETVIKTASDKLTFDWMQRWRDVSPGAGAYMSESDYIEPDFTQAFWGTKHAKALELKKKYDPNDVFYAQNGVGSESWEMSEMIMGNLPSQNSKLCRKQ from the exons ATGTCTTCGATGCGTTCCCTCTTGACGGCGGCTCTGCTGTCTGTCAGCCACTTGGCTGCGGCCCAGACTATCGTCGTCGACGGTCAAGAAGTTG CCGCCGACGCCTCGACTGTTGCTCCGGCCGCTGAGGTTGCTGACGTCTCCATCGCCAGCACCTCTGCCGGCCTTTCTGAAGGGGAAAAGCTTCAGCTCACCGATGCCGTTCTTGCCAATCTCACAGCGCTCCAGCTGTCCAACATCTCCCTGTTTGGCTTCGAGGATGGATCTTCGGTCAAAAAGAGATCGCTCTTTGGCCGATGCAAGACCTATCCCGGAGACCTCCTGTACCCGATCGGCCTTGTCTGGGACATCTTCAACCTCCTTCTGGGAGGTGCTCTCACCAAGACCATCCCCGAGGCCTCTGTCTGCTACGATGATTTCGGCAACTATGATCAGGCAAAGTGTGACTTCTTGACCGCCAACTGGGTCAACGGATCATACTACCACACCGAGGACCCCACGGCCATTAACGCCGTCCTCTTTGAGGGCCTCAACTGCATGCCCCCTACCATCAATGTCGGCGAGACCAACTGCAAGGTCGGCGGCCTGCCTTCCTACGTTGTCGAGGCCACCACCGTTGCCCACGTCCAGCTGGCAGTCAACTTTGCACGCAACCTCAACCTCCGCCTCGTCGTCAAGAACACTGGCCATGACTTTGGCGCAAAGTCTACCGGCTACGGTGCCCTATCCATCTGGACACACAAGTTCAAGAACATTGACTTTTACGAGAGCTACCAGCAAGACTCGTACAGCGGTCCTGCTTTCAAGCTCGGCGCCGGCGTCCAGGCGTACGAGATCTACGAGGCTGCCAACAAGTACGGTGTCACCGCTGTCGGCGGAGAGGGACAGACCGTGGGTGTCATGGGCGGTTACGTCCAGGGCGGCGGGCACAGCCCCATGTCTGGTCTGTACGGCATGGCGGCGGACAATGTCCTCTCCTTCGAAGTCGTCACTGCCGACGGCCGCTTCGTGACAGCCAGCGAGTCCCAGAACTCTGACCTATTCTGGGCCATCCGCGGTGGTGGCGGCTCCACGTACGGCGTTGTCACCTCTGCCGTCGTCAAGGCACAGCCCAAGATGAACATCACTACCATGACCTTTGCCTTCTCCAGCGGTGACAACTTGACCACCGACCAGTTCTGGACCGCGCTGCGCTTCTACTTTGACGGCTTCGTCGAGTATGCTGTCGACAACGCCAACTATGGATACTTCCGCATCCAGAACCTCGGCACCTCCTTCGCCTTCGACATGGGCCCGTGGTGGGCACCCAACATGACGAAGACCGAACTTGCTGATCTCGCGGCTCCCCTCTTTGCCAAGTGGGCTACGATGGGCCTCGTCGTTGAGCCCGTCTACACCGAGTACGACAACTTCTACTCGGCCTGGCAAAACTCGTTCCCGCTGGAGCCCTGGGGATCCAACGCCATCCGCCAAGCCAGCCGTCTCTTCCCCAGAGCCAACTGGGAAGACGAGACCAAGCTCAACGCCACCTTTGAGGCCATCAAGTCCGTTTCCGAGGAGGGTGGCTACATCGTGGCCTTCAACATGATGGCGGCGCCCAAGACGGGGTACCCCGACAACGCCGTCAACCCGGCGTGGCGCGAGGCCGTCATGCACTGCATCACCGCCGCCCTCTGGGACCCGACCGCCAACGAGACCGTCATCAAGACGGCCAGCGATAAGCTCACGTTCGACTGGATGCAGCGCTGGCGCGACGTCTCCCCCGGCGCGGGCGCGTACATGTCCGAGTCGGACTACATCGAGCCCGACTTCACCCAGGCTTTTTGGGGTACAAAGCACGCAAAAGCCCTCGAGCTTAAGAAGAAGTATGACCCCAACGATGTCTTTTACGCGCAGAACGGCGTTGGGTCTGAGAGCTGGGAGATGTCGGAGATGATTATGGGCAACTTGCCTTCGCAGAACAGCAAGTTGTGCCGCAAGCAGTAG